Genomic segment of Synechococcus sp. A18-25c:
AACGCCGCTCAACCAGCACTCCCTCAGAGCCCTTGAACGTTGGTTGGAGACTCTGGGTGCTACCCGGAGTGAGCAGGATCCCTGCGACTGGATTTGGGAACAGCCTGACTGGCGGGCGCGGTTGCGTCTGGATCAGGAAGACCTTGGAGTGATCTGGGATTCGGCGCAGCCACCGCGAAGTTGCAGTTATTCCTACCGGCTGCCCCGATCCGACGTCGAGGCTGCCCTGCGATTCGGCCCTTGATCCGATTCATAGGTCGCTGGCAGGCAACGCCTCCAATCCGTTGGAGATGGCCTCGTAGCACTGATCAAGCTGGGTTTCGCTGATGCACAACGGCGGTAAGAGATAGACCACATCCCCCAGAGGACGAATCAGCACCCCCTGGTCCCTGACCAGTCGTCGCAAGACTTTGCCGGCGGGGTTGAGATAGCCCTGGGTTCCGCTCGTCACCAGGTCGAAGGCGGCGATCGTGCCGCAGAGGCGAGGACGCTGCACTCTGGGATGTTGCGCCAGGCGTTCCAATCGGGACCGATGGCGCTGTTCAAATTGTTCGTGCTGTTCCGGCTCGACTTCGAGCAGATCCAGGCTGGCATTGGCTGCGGCACAGCCCAGGGGATTGGCCGTGAAGCTATGGCCATGCCACAGGGTCTTGGTTGGATCGGTGCCGAGAAACTCCTCGAAGATCGCTTCCTTGGCCAGCGTGATTCCCATTGGCAGGAACCCTGCTGTGAGCCCTTTAGACAGAGCCACGAGATCCGGTGTGATGCCGGCTCTCTGCGAAGCCAGCAACCGGCCGCAGCGTCCGAATCCCGCCATCACTTCATCGGCGATCAGCAAACTGCCGGCCTCGCGCACCCGTTGTTCAACCGCTTGCAGAAACTGAGGACGCACGATGCGCATGCCGCCCGCTCCCTGAACGAGCGGCTCGAGAATCACCGCTGCTGTTGGTGTCCGTAGTGCCAGCCCTAGTGCGTCCAAGGCCTGTTGCTCGCGAGGCTCCACCTCCTCGTCGTTCCAGTGCGTGTGGGGCCACGGGATCCGGGTGACTGGGAACAGCAGCGGATCAAAGGGTTCGCTGAACAGACTGCGCGCCCCGACAGCCATCGCGCCAAAGGTATCCCCGTGATAAGCCCCGTCGAAGGCAATCAGCTGCTGACGCGCTTCGCCACGGTTGTGCCACCACTGCACGGCCGTCTTCAGGGCCACTTCCACGGCCGTCGATCCGTTGTCGGAGAAGAACACCCGCTCGAGGCCAGTGCGTCCGGCCAGGCGTTCCGCCAGGCGTTCCGCCTGGGGATGGGTGAATTCAGCGAAGATCACTTGCTCTAGCTTGGCGGCCTGTTCCGCGATCGCCTCAGCCACCACTGGGTGCGCATGGCCATGCAGCGTGACCCACCAACTGCTGATGGCATCGATCAGTGGTGGCCCTTCCGCTCTGTAGAGGACCGCGCCTTCGCCGCGAACCACCTGTTCCAGCGGTGGAGTGGTGGTGATGGAGGTGAAAGGAGGCCAAAGATTGGGGTGATGGTTCCGTGACACTGGGCACGTTCGATCGCCTGTTGTCATCATGGGCGTTCGACAAGAGGGGGGACAATGACCACACCTCAGGTCGGCAGTCGCCGGCTGCGATCTCCCTCCAATCGCTTTGTGGAGCCGGCGCCTCAGACACCGCGATTGGGCCCAGGTCGTGAAGGATCACGCAGCATCTTTTTCGAAGGCGGCTGGCCCTGCATCAAGGCACGTCTTGAAATGCGGGGATGGTCACCATCACAAATCGAACAGATTCATGAGCAGTTGCGCCAGGGATGGCCGTTGTCCATGGCTGTGCGCCACGTGGCCTTGCTGATGGGGCGTTGTCCTTTGCGCTCCAGGCCGCTGGGCTAAGCAAGGCAACCTCTTTGGGTTGGTTGAGTTCGCCAAGGCCGGATCAGCGGCAGACCTCGCTGTCTTGTTCGCTCTGGGTGGCGATCGGTCCGCAGTTGAACCAACGCACCAATTGCACCTCTACATCCGTGAACAGCACGAGAATGCCGCCACAGAGAAGAACAACGGCGGCGGTGGCCCAGGTCTGACGACTGGTCATTGATGGTCTGGGCATGCAGCGAGCGCCTCGAACTTAGGGCCCAGGCCCTGCTTTTGCCACGCGTCTGCCAGTGCAGCTGCGTTGAGAGGCTCCAACACCGGTAGTTCAGCCAGCACGGGAACATGCCCCAGTTCTGACAGGGTGCGCGGATTGTCAGCGTGCCGGGGACCGTTGATCACAAGACCCAGCACTGGAATGCTGCGGTTTCGAAGTGCCTCCAGGCTGAGCAGGGTGTGGTTGAGCGTGCCCAGACCACTGCGAGCCACGAGCACCACGGGGAGCCCCCAGCGCTGCAGTTGATCAATCTGCTGCCATGACCGGTTCAGTGGTACATGCAGTCCCCCCGCCGTCTCCACCACTAGGGGCGTCCCATCGTCGGCTGGCAGGGTCAGGCGGTCGGGGTCGAGTTGTCGATTCTCAAGCTCCGCAGCCCAATGCGGCGACACCGGAGCATCAAAGGCGTATGCCTCGGGTATCCACTGGGACGCTGGCAAGTCGATTAAATCCACCACCCGTTGCCGATCTCCGCCGCCCTCGAGTCCGCTCTGAACCGGTTTCCAGTAGCGGGCCTTCAGGCCCTGGACGAGCAGGGCACTGATCACCGTTTTGCCGACGTCTGTGTCGGTGCCGCAGACCACAAGGCGTAGTGGAGTCCGGGGTGCGGTCATCGGCGGATCAGCAGCAGTTGGATCACCCAGGTGAGTCTGAGCCTTCGATCGTCATCGCGATCAGGCCAACACCTCTGCAGCGCTCGCCAGTCCTGCACAGGTAGAGCCTGGGTCCGGCTTGAGCCGGCACCCACGCGGCGGAGCGGTTTCAGCAGCTGGGGGAGATTGATCGCACTCGTGGTGAAGTGAAGCTGTTGGGTGAATTGAAGCTGCTCTGATTCCAGATCACCACACAACGACGCGTGGTGTGGAAATGCCAGCGCGCTGCAGGCAATCCCGCTTTGTGCAGAAGCCTGATGCCACTGCGGGAAGCAGCCTTCAACCGGCAGAGCAAGCGCCAGCCATCCACCCGATTGAAGCCGGTTCAGCCATTGCTTCACCCGTTGTTCAGGGCAGTCCAGCCAGTGCAGACAGAAACTGGAGGCGAGCAGGCTGGGGCTGAGCTCCCAGCTGGGTAGGGGTTGCCTCAGGTCCCAAAGCTGGGTGCGCACAGATGACGGTTGCTGGCGCAACATGGCGTCACTTCCGTCCAGACGCAGCACCTGTTGCCCAGGGTGATGGCTCTCCAGTGCATCAGCGAGGTTCCCGGTGCCGCTGCCAAGATCAACCCACAATCCCTTGGGGACGCCGACCCTTCTGCAATGGCCGGCTAGGCGCCAGGCCACGGCACGCTGAAGCATGGACGCCGAGTCGTAGCGGTCGGCCGCGGCTCCGAAGCGTGACAGCACGCGGTCACCCCAGGCATCGGTGGTCATGCCGGGCCTGGGGACGCATGGTCCAGCCACTGTTGAACACGCTTCAGCAGATCGGGAACCAGCAAGGCATGGCCCGCCTTGCGCAGCTGCCAATGCTCTGGTGGTTGTTCGAGATGGCGTTCGAGTGCGAGCAGCTGATCTCGACGGGCTGCTGGAGCGACGATCGCATCCTCCTCAGCATCCACCACCAGAACCCTTGCGCTGGAGGGGAGTCCCTTGGGCAGGCCACAGGTGGCAATCAGTTGGTCAAGATCGTTGGCAAGCCGCTCTCGGCCTTGCGCAGAGAGCCCCTTCTGCACGGGGCCATGCGGCAAGCCATCGGCGTTGCCGGGTTGCGCGGCTCTTCGAAGAAACGTGCGCAACATGGCAGTTTCTCCTGCTCCGCCGATTGCCTTGCGCATTCCTCTAAGACCTGTTCGCAGCGCGCGCCCTTGCGGGCCTTCAGGAACGAATCGCCCGAAGCTGGCTAGCAGCACCACTTCGGTGGCCTGCGTCAGCACATCGGTCCCGATCAGATGCGGGCCTAGGGAATGGGCAATCACGGCACGGCACGGTTGGGATTCCCCTGGTTCCGACGTCTGCCAGAAGGGCATTGTGGGTGTGCGGTCGCCGTAGCCGCGTTCGCCACTGCACCAGCTCCAGCCATGCCGGCTGAAATGGCGCTCCCAGGCCTGCCAGCTGCCTCCGTCGCCGCTCCAGCCATGCATGGCGATGACCTGTTTCATTGAGCACTGCCGGTGCGAGCCAGAACCTGGATCAGAGAGTCCAATGTCTCATCGGGCAGGGTGCGATGCAGCACTAGACGGAGCCGGGCACAGCCTTCTGGCACCGTCGGTGGGCGGATCGCAACGGTGAGCAGACCCGCTTGCTCCAGCTCCCCCTGCAGGTCCAGTGAGGTTTGGTCGTCTCCTACTACGAGCGGCAGAATCGGACCGGTCCCCATCGGCCGCGTCCAGCCAGCGGTCTGCAGGCGGGCTCGCCAGATCTCGCCCCGTTGCAGCAGCTCCGCCCCCCAGCTGGGATTGTCCTGGATCAGCTGCAAAGCAGCGAGGGCCGCCGCGGCCAACGAAGGTGCGAGTGCTGTGGTGTACCGGAAGGCCCCACTGCTCTGCAGCAGATGGTCGCCAAGAGCTTCGTCACAGGCCAGGAAAGCGCCGCCGCTACCGAAGGACTTGCCGAAGGTGCCACTGATCATGGTCACGTCGCTCATCCTGTACCCCAGTCCCCGCCCACCGTCACCCAGCACGCCGAGGGCGTGCGCTTCGTCGAGCAGCAGCTGTGCTCCGTGCTGCCGACACAGTGCGGATAGCTCAGTTAGTGCAGGACTAGTTCCCTCCATGCTGAACAGGCTTTCCGTGATCACCAGCAGCGGAGCGCCGGGACGATCGTCCCGGCATTGCAGCAGCAGATGCTCCAGTGCTTGTAAGTCGTTGTGGGCAAATCGCCGGAGGCGGGCTCCGCTGGCTTGCACGCCCACCAGCAGGGAGTGATGAATCAGCCGATCTGCAAGCACGATCGTGTGACGGCCCGCCAGGGCGCTCACGGCCGCCAGATTGGCCTGGAAACCGCTGGGAAACAGCAGCACCCGTTCGCGTTCCAACCAGTGGGACAGAGCGGTTTCCAGTTGGTCATGCACGGGGCGTGTGCCGCTCACCAGGCGCGATCCAGCGGCTCCAGCACCACTTCGCAGCAGTTCCTCATGGGCTGCGGCGATCACAGCCGGATGGCGGCACAGGCTCAGGTAGTCGTTACTGGCCAGATCCAGCAATCCCTCATCGGCAGTCGCCATCCCCGCTTGCAAGCGACCATCCTTCCCTGATGGAGACCAGGTGCGCAGCTGACGGCGGCGGGCCGGAGGAATGTTCATGCCATCAGTCTCGGTCCCCACAGCCCAGCAGGATGGTTGACGTTGTTTGGCTTATGCGGCCTCCATCCATGGCCCGTGCCCTGGAGCATTTCACCCTCCTCTTTCCTCTCTGGACTCTGTTGGCTGCTGTCCTGTCACTGATGCAGCCCGATTGGTTTAGCTGGGTGAGCGGACCTGTGATCGTTTGGTCGCTGGCGCTAATCATGCTGGGGATGGGTCTGGGTCTAGCTCCATCCGATTTCCGTCGGGTGCTGGTAGCGCCCCGGCCGGTTCTGCTCGGCGTGGTTTGTCAGTTTGTGGTGATGCCGTTGCTAGCAGCCTTGGTGGCCTGGGTGCTGGGTCTGGCACCGCCGTTGGCCGTTGGGTTGATTCTCGTGGGCTGCTGCCCCGGGGGCACCGCCAGCAATGTGGTCGCCCTGATTGCCAGAGCTGACATCGCTCTTTCGGTGGTGATGACCTCGCTCAGCACGCTGCTGGCCGTGGTGTTGACACCTCTGCTCACCGGTCTGCTGGCGGGGCGTTACGTGCCCGTGGATGGTTGGACCCTGCTGGCCAATGTGCTGCAGGTGGTGCTCGTTCCGGTGGCCTTGGGCGTGTCCCTCAAGCAGGGGCTTCCGCGCTTCGCTGCCCGTGTCGAGCCGTTGATGCCTCCGGTGGCCGTGCTCGCGATCGCGCTGATTGTGGGTGGAATTGTGGGCAGTCAGCAGGAGGTGCTGTTGCGCCAGGGAGGACTGCTCGTGCTGGCTACACTGCTGCTGCACGGCGGCGGGTTCCTGCTGGGTGGGCTGTTTTCGGCGTTGATGGGGGAATCGGTGCCGGCGCAACGCACCATCAGCATTGAAGTTGGCATGCAGAACTCAGGATTGGCTGTCGTCCTGGCCCGCTCCGGTGGCTTTGCCAGCCCGCTGACCGCTTTGCCGGGTGCTATTTCAGCCGTGATCCATTCCCTGTTAGGAAGCCTGTTGGCGGCTCTGTGGCGGCAGCGTCCTTAGGATCGCCACATGCCGGATCCTGAGACCCAGGCTGCAAAGCCCGAAAGCGTGGGATCTCCGGATCCGGCGCAACTCTTTCCGTTTCCACTGGATGACTTTCAGTTGGACGCGATTGATGCGCTCAACCAGGGCCATTCGGTGGTGGTCAGCGCTCCCACGGGTTCAGGGAAAACGTTGATCGGTGAATACGCCATTCACAGGGCGATGGCGCATGGTCAGAAGGTTTTTTACACCACGCCCTTAAAGGCGTTGTCCAATCAGAAGCTGCGTGATTTCCGCGAGCAGTTCGGCGTTGAGAACGTCGGTCTGATGACCGGCGATCTCAGCGTCAATCGCGACGCATCGATCGTGGTCATGACCACGGAAATCTTCCGGAACATGCTTTACGCCGAGGCGGATGAGCATGACGACCCCCTGGCGGATGTGGAGGCCGTGGTGCTGGATGAGTGCCACTACATGAACGATTCCCAGCGAGGAACTGTTTGGGAAGAATCCATCATTCACTGCCCGCCGGTTGTTCAGCTCGTCGCGCTGTCGGCAACGGTGGCCAATGCAGGGCAGCTCACCGATTGGATTGAACGGGTCCATGGCCCCACCCGTTTGGTGCTCAGCGACTTCAGGCCGGTGCCGTTGCAGTTCAGCTTCTGCAGTGCCAAAGGGCTGCATCCGCTCCTCAACGATGAGGGCACTGGACTGCATCCCAACTGCAAGGTCTGGCGTGCACCCAAGGGCCACAAGCGCAAGGGGCGTTCGCCTCGTCCTCCTCAGCCGGAGCCCCCGCCGATCAGTTTTGTGGTGGCGCAGATGGCTGAGCGCGACATGCTGCCGGCCATCTATTTTATTTTTAGCCGCCGCGGTTGTGACAAGGCGGTGCGCGATCTTGGCGTGCAGTGTCTGGTCACGGACGCCGAGCAGGCTCGGATCCGAGATCGCCTGAAGGTTTACAGCGCTGCCAACCCGGAAGCGGTGCGCGATGGTCTGCATGCCGATGCTCTGCTCCGTGGCATTGCCGCTCATCACGCCGGGGTTCTGCCGGCCTGGAAAGAGTTGATTGAAGAGCTGTTTCAGCAGGGTTTGGTGAAGGTGGTGTTCGCCACCGAAACGCTTGCCGCAGGCATCAACATGCCCGCTCGCAGCACGGTGATCGCGTCTCTGTCGAAACGCACTGAGCGTGGCCATCGCCCGCTGATGGCGAGTGAATTCCTGCAGATGGCCGGACGGGCCGGACGACGTGGCTTGGATTCCAAGGGTTATGTGGTCACGGTGCAAAGCCGATTCGAAGGGGTACGTGAGGCGGGTCAGTTGGCCACCAGCCCGGCAGACCCTCTGGTGAGTCAGTTCACGCCGAGTTACGGCATGGTTTTGAACCTCCTGCAGCGTCACGACCTGGCCAAGGCGCGCGAGCTGGTGGAACGCAGCTTTGGTCGTTATCTGGCCAGCCTTGACCTTGTGGAAGAGGAAGAGATCCTCGAACAGCTGCGACTGCAGCTTGGGCAGTTGCAGGGATCAGCTGGTGATGTCCCCTGGGAAGATTTCGAGGACTACGAAAAGCGCCGGGGACGATTGCGAGAGGAGCGTCGTCTGCTGCGCATCCTTCAGCAGCAGGCTGAAGAAACCTTGGCCCATGAACTCACGCTGGCCTTGCAGTTCGCCAGCGTTGGGACCCTGGTCAGTCTGAAGTCGCCCCAGCTCAGAGGCGGAGTGACTCCCGCGGTGATCGTCCAGAAATGTGAGGGGCCAGGCCAGTTTCCGCTGCTGCTCTGTCTCACGCTCGACAATGTCTGGCTGCTGGTGCCGTGTCAGGCCGTGGTGAGCCTGCACGCCGAACTCAGCTGCCTTCAGGTGGAGGGTGTGCAAGCCCCTGAACTCAGCCGGCCCGGTGAATTGCGTCATGGTGACCAGCAAAGCGGTGGTCTGGCCCTTGCCGTGGGCCATATGGCTCAGCGGCATGACATGACCACGCCGCAGTACGACCTGGCGGGTGAAGTGCTGTCTCAGGCCCAGACCGTAAAGGATCTGGAAGCGGATCTCGAGGCGCATCCGGCCCATCGCTGGGGCGATCGCAAGCAGCTCAAGAAGCATCGCCGCCGCATGGAAGATCTGGAGGTGGAGATTGCCGAGCGCCAGCAGGTGTTGCATCACCGGGCGAACCGCCACTGGGACACATTCCTTTCTCTCATGGAGATCCTTCAGCATTTTGCGGCTCTCGATGACCTGGAGCCCACGGAGATCGGCCGCACCGTTGCGGCCTTGCGAGGCGACAACGAGCTGTGGCTCGGCTTGGCGCTGATGAGTGGTCATCTCGATGACCTGCCCCCGGCGGAACTGGCCGCAGTGTTTGAAGCCATCAGCACCGAAGTGAATCGACCGGATCTGTGGAGTGGCTTCCCGCCGCCGGCACGGGCGGAAGAGGCGCTCCAGGATTTGTCTGGACTGCGGCGGGAACTGTTGCGGGCTCAGGAGCACCACCAGGTGGTTGTGCCTGCCTGGTGGGAGCCCGAGCTGATGGGCCTCGTGGAGGCCTGGGCGAGTGGCACTTCCTGGAATGATCTGATCGCCAACACGTCTCTGGATGAAGGCGATGTGGTGCGGATCATGCGCCGGACTGTGGATCTGCTGGCTCAGGTGCCCTACTGCGAAGCGATCAGTGAGCAGCTCCGCAGCAAGGCCCGTCAGGCGCTGAAGGCCATCAATCGCTTCCCCGTGGCCGAAGC
This window contains:
- a CDS encoding DUF3143 domain-containing protein, producing METLGATRSEQDPCDWIWEQPDWRARLRLDQEDLGVIWDSAQPPRSCSYSYRLPRSDVEAALRFGP
- the bioA gene encoding adenosylmethionine--8-amino-7-oxononanoate transaminase, with the protein product MSRNHHPNLWPPFTSITTTPPLEQVVRGEGAVLYRAEGPPLIDAISSWWVTLHGHAHPVVAEAIAEQAAKLEQVIFAEFTHPQAERLAERLAGRTGLERVFFSDNGSTAVEVALKTAVQWWHNRGEARQQLIAFDGAYHGDTFGAMAVGARSLFSEPFDPLLFPVTRIPWPHTHWNDEEVEPREQQALDALGLALRTPTAAVILEPLVQGAGGMRIVRPQFLQAVEQRVREAGSLLIADEVMAGFGRCGRLLASQRAGITPDLVALSKGLTAGFLPMGITLAKEAIFEEFLGTDPTKTLWHGHSFTANPLGCAAANASLDLLEVEPEQHEQFEQRHRSRLERLAQHPRVQRPRLCGTIAAFDLVTSGTQGYLNPAGKVLRRLVRDQGVLIRPLGDVVYLLPPLCISETQLDQCYEAISNGLEALPASDL
- the bioD gene encoding dethiobiotin synthase, whose protein sequence is MTAPRTPLRLVVCGTDTDVGKTVISALLVQGLKARYWKPVQSGLEGGGDRQRVVDLIDLPASQWIPEAYAFDAPVSPHWAAELENRQLDPDRLTLPADDGTPLVVETAGGLHVPLNRSWQQIDQLQRWGLPVVLVARSGLGTLNHTLLSLEALRNRSIPVLGLVINGPRHADNPRTLSELGHVPVLAELPVLEPLNAAALADAWQKQGLGPKFEALAACPDHQ
- a CDS encoding methyltransferase translates to MTTDAWGDRVLSRFGAAADRYDSASMLQRAVAWRLAGHCRRVGVPKGLWVDLGSGTGNLADALESHHPGQQVLRLDGSDAMLRQQPSSVRTQLWDLRQPLPSWELSPSLLASSFCLHWLDCPEQRVKQWLNRLQSGGWLALALPVEGCFPQWHQASAQSGIACSALAFPHHASLCGDLESEQLQFTQQLHFTTSAINLPQLLKPLRRVGAGSSRTQALPVQDWRALQRCWPDRDDDRRLRLTWVIQLLLIRR
- a CDS encoding alpha/beta hydrolase, encoding MKQVIAMHGWSGDGGSWQAWERHFSRHGWSWCSGERGYGDRTPTMPFWQTSEPGESQPCRAVIAHSLGPHLIGTDVLTQATEVVLLASFGRFVPEGPQGRALRTGLRGMRKAIGGAGETAMLRTFLRRAAQPGNADGLPHGPVQKGLSAQGRERLANDLDQLIATCGLPKGLPSSARVLVVDAEEDAIVAPAARRDQLLALERHLEQPPEHWQLRKAGHALLVPDLLKRVQQWLDHASPGPA
- a CDS encoding 8-amino-7-oxononanoate synthase — translated: MNIPPARRRQLRTWSPSGKDGRLQAGMATADEGLLDLASNDYLSLCRHPAVIAAAHEELLRSGAGAAGSRLVSGTRPVHDQLETALSHWLERERVLLFPSGFQANLAAVSALAGRHTIVLADRLIHHSLLVGVQASGARLRRFAHNDLQALEHLLLQCRDDRPGAPLLVITESLFSMEGTSPALTELSALCRQHGAQLLLDEAHALGVLGDGGRGLGYRMSDVTMISGTFGKSFGSGGAFLACDEALGDHLLQSSGAFRYTTALAPSLAAAALAALQLIQDNPSWGAELLQRGEIWRARLQTAGWTRPMGTGPILPLVVGDDQTSLDLQGELEQAGLLTVAIRPPTVPEGCARLRLVLHRTLPDETLDSLIQVLARTGSAQ
- a CDS encoding bile acid:sodium symporter family protein, which encodes MARALEHFTLLFPLWTLLAAVLSLMQPDWFSWVSGPVIVWSLALIMLGMGLGLAPSDFRRVLVAPRPVLLGVVCQFVVMPLLAALVAWVLGLAPPLAVGLILVGCCPGGTASNVVALIARADIALSVVMTSLSTLLAVVLTPLLTGLLAGRYVPVDGWTLLANVLQVVLVPVALGVSLKQGLPRFAARVEPLMPPVAVLAIALIVGGIVGSQQEVLLRQGGLLVLATLLLHGGGFLLGGLFSALMGESVPAQRTISIEVGMQNSGLAVVLARSGGFASPLTALPGAISAVIHSLLGSLLAALWRQRP
- a CDS encoding RNA helicase, with product MPDPETQAAKPESVGSPDPAQLFPFPLDDFQLDAIDALNQGHSVVVSAPTGSGKTLIGEYAIHRAMAHGQKVFYTTPLKALSNQKLRDFREQFGVENVGLMTGDLSVNRDASIVVMTTEIFRNMLYAEADEHDDPLADVEAVVLDECHYMNDSQRGTVWEESIIHCPPVVQLVALSATVANAGQLTDWIERVHGPTRLVLSDFRPVPLQFSFCSAKGLHPLLNDEGTGLHPNCKVWRAPKGHKRKGRSPRPPQPEPPPISFVVAQMAERDMLPAIYFIFSRRGCDKAVRDLGVQCLVTDAEQARIRDRLKVYSAANPEAVRDGLHADALLRGIAAHHAGVLPAWKELIEELFQQGLVKVVFATETLAAGINMPARSTVIASLSKRTERGHRPLMASEFLQMAGRAGRRGLDSKGYVVTVQSRFEGVREAGQLATSPADPLVSQFTPSYGMVLNLLQRHDLAKARELVERSFGRYLASLDLVEEEEILEQLRLQLGQLQGSAGDVPWEDFEDYEKRRGRLREERRLLRILQQQAEETLAHELTLALQFASVGTLVSLKSPQLRGGVTPAVIVQKCEGPGQFPLLLCLTLDNVWLLVPCQAVVSLHAELSCLQVEGVQAPELSRPGELRHGDQQSGGLALAVGHMAQRHDMTTPQYDLAGEVLSQAQTVKDLEADLEAHPAHRWGDRKQLKKHRRRMEDLEVEIAERQQVLHHRANRHWDTFLSLMEILQHFAALDDLEPTEIGRTVAALRGDNELWLGLALMSGHLDDLPPAELAAVFEAISTEVNRPDLWSGFPPPARAEEALQDLSGLRRELLRAQEHHQVVVPAWWEPELMGLVEAWASGTSWNDLIANTSLDEGDVVRIMRRTVDLLAQVPYCEAISEQLRSKARQALKAINRFPVAEADDLLKAAAAEAEGLNPATERAA